One part of the Alosa alosa isolate M-15738 ecotype Scorff River chromosome 4, AALO_Geno_1.1, whole genome shotgun sequence genome encodes these proteins:
- the sypb gene encoding synaptophysin b, with amino-acid sequence MDTVNQLVATGQFGVIKQPLAFIKILQWIFSIFAFSTCGGYSGKFELSVECKNRSESDLALEVEFAYPFRLHQVYFDAPTCRGEKPERLFLEGDYSGSAEFFVTIAVFSFLYSMVAIAVYLFIMEKYKENNRGPQVDFVVSAVFTFMWLVCSCAWAKGLSNVKVATDPENVKTLIEACDREENRCREVADPVVSGLNTSVAFGFINLILWGGNLWFIFKETGWMGAFAGTYVPSGEKPPAPDAFGQQQGYGEGYGQQDQYAGSQGGYQPEYGQEGGYSEGGYNQGGYEQEPTSFSNQM; translated from the exons ATGGATACTGTAAACCAG TTGGTGGCAACAGGGCAGTTTGGTGTCATCAAGCAACCCCTGGCATTTATAAAGATTTTACAATGG atattttccatctttgccttCTCCACGTGCGGTGGCTACTCGGGCAAGTTCGAGCTGAGCGTGGAGTGCAAGAATCGGTCAGAGAGTGACCTGGCATTAGAGGTGGAGTTTGCATACCCCTTCAG GCTGCACCAGGTGTACTTTGACGCGCCCACCTGCAGGGGGGAGAAACCCGAGCGGCTCTTCCTGGAGGGAGACTACTCGGGCTCGGCCGAGTTCTTCGTCACCATTGCGGTCTTCTCATTCCTCTACTCCATGGTTGCCATCGCCGTGTACCTGTTCATCATGGAGAAGTACAAGGAGAACAATAGGGGCCCTCAGGTG GATTTTGTCGTCTCGGCAGTATTCACCTTCATGTGGCTGGTCTGCTCCTGTGCCTGGGCGAAGGGCCTGTCCAACGTCAAGGTGGCCACAGACCCCGAAAACGTCAAGACGCTCATTGAAGCCTGCGACCGGGAGGAGAACCGCTGCCGTGAGGTTGCCGACCCGGTGGTGTCCGGCCTCAACACTTCAGTG GCATTTGGCTTCATCAATCTGATCCTGTGGGGAGGGAACCTGTGGTTCATCTTCAAGGAGACGGGTTGGATGGGTGCCTTCGCTGGCACCTATGTGCCCTCGGGCGAGAAGCCCCCCGCGCCCGACGCCTTCGGCCAGCAGCAGGGCTACGGGGAAGGCTACGGCCAGCAGGACCAATACGCTGGCTCCCAGGGCGGGTATCAGCCCGAATACGGCCAGGAAGGCGGTTACAGCGAGGGGGGCTACAACCAGGGCGGCTATGAACAGGAGCCTACTTCCTTCTCCAATCAGATGTGA